The Candidatus Phaeomarinobacter ectocarpi genome includes a region encoding these proteins:
- a CDS encoding AMP-binding protein: MHPADHAQTSPDKPAYIMAATGETVTYKDLNDRSNQGAQLFRKYGLKRGDAIAIFMENNARFMELCWAAQRSGLYFTCISSRLTAGEVEYIAGDCGAKLFITSAAMGSVVDELVDMMPGVEHRLMVGGTRPGYESFEDARDAMPAEPIADESAGTDMLYSSGTTGRPKGIKSPLPDGPINEVPSLLALIMGLYGAGTESTYLSPAPLYHAAPLRYNMAMHRVGASCVVMEHFDAEEALKLIEKHKITIAQWVPTMFVRMLKLDEDVRKKYDVSSIDCAIHAAAPCPVPIKEQMIEWWGPVINEYYAGTEGNGFCALNSEEWLAHKGSVGKPLMGELHICDEEGNELPAGEVGTIYFGGGNEFEYHNDPGKTAEAKHPKGWTTLGDVGRVDDDGYLYLTDRKSYMIISGGVNIYPQEAENLLVTHPKVADVAVIGVPNEDFGEEVKAVVQPMDWAEKGPELEAELIEFCQSQLAKIKCPRSIDFDQELPRHPTGKLYKRLIRDRYWGNRDSKIV; this comes from the coding sequence ATGCATCCGGCTGATCACGCCCAGACATCGCCTGACAAACCTGCCTACATCATGGCAGCCACCGGTGAAACGGTGACGTATAAGGACCTGAACGACCGCTCCAATCAGGGTGCGCAGCTGTTTCGCAAATATGGTCTCAAGCGCGGCGATGCCATCGCGATCTTCATGGAAAACAATGCGCGGTTCATGGAGCTGTGCTGGGCGGCACAACGCTCCGGGCTCTACTTCACCTGTATCTCCTCACGGCTGACAGCCGGCGAAGTAGAGTACATTGCCGGTGACTGCGGCGCGAAGCTGTTCATTACGTCAGCTGCCATGGGATCTGTTGTCGATGAACTCGTTGACATGATGCCGGGTGTCGAGCACCGCCTGATGGTGGGCGGCACGCGGCCGGGATACGAGTCCTTTGAAGACGCGCGCGATGCGATGCCGGCTGAGCCGATTGCGGATGAAAGCGCGGGCACGGACATGCTGTATTCGTCCGGCACGACCGGTCGCCCCAAAGGGATCAAATCACCGTTGCCTGACGGTCCGATCAATGAAGTGCCGTCGCTGCTGGCACTGATCATGGGGCTGTATGGGGCAGGCACCGAGTCCACCTATCTCTCTCCGGCGCCGCTCTATCATGCAGCGCCTTTGCGCTACAACATGGCCATGCATCGTGTGGGTGCGAGCTGTGTGGTCATGGAGCATTTTGATGCGGAAGAAGCGCTGAAACTCATCGAGAAACACAAGATCACCATTGCCCAGTGGGTGCCGACGATGTTTGTGCGGATGCTCAAGCTGGATGAAGACGTCCGCAAGAAATACGATGTGTCGAGCATTGATTGCGCCATTCATGCGGCGGCGCCCTGCCCCGTTCCCATCAAGGAACAGATGATCGAGTGGTGGGGTCCTGTCATCAATGAGTATTATGCGGGCACCGAGGGCAATGGCTTTTGCGCGCTGAACTCAGAAGAGTGGCTGGCCCACAAGGGCTCTGTCGGCAAACCGCTGATGGGTGAGTTGCACATCTGCGACGAAGAGGGCAACGAACTGCCCGCCGGCGAGGTCGGCACCATCTATTTTGGTGGCGGCAACGAGTTTGAATATCACAATGACCCGGGCAAGACCGCCGAAGCGAAACACCCCAAGGGATGGACGACGCTGGGCGACGTGGGACGCGTTGATGACGATGGATACCTTTATCTGACGGACCGGAAGTCCTACATGATCATTTCCGGGGGCGTGAACATTTATCCGCAGGAAGCGGAAAATCTGCTCGTCACCCATCCAAAAGTGGCGGATGTCGCAGTGATTGGTGTTCCGAACGAGGACTTTGGCGAAGAAGTGAAGGCCGTTGTGCAGCCTATGGACTGGGCTGAAAAGGGACCGGAGCTGGAAGCAGAACTCATTGAGTTTTGTCAGTCGCAACTGGCCAAGATCAAATGCCCGCGGTCGATCGACTTTGACCAGGAATTGCCCCGCCACCCAACCGGAAAGCTGTATAAACGGCTTATCCGTGACCGGTACTGGGGCAACCGTGACTCGAAAATCGTCTAG
- a CDS encoding DUF2513 domain-containing protein: MKRDMDFVRGILLEVETLNKPKMAEFLDADSTESDLKKLGYHLAMLVEEVGYLKGMPVPLLGGKIWHDLELTWQGHDFLDSVRDDNVWELTKKSAESAGGFTVEILAALAKGFVKQKIEKHTGIPIEI, encoded by the coding sequence ATGAAACGAGATATGGATTTTGTGCGAGGAATTCTCCTAGAAGTTGAGACCCTCAACAAACCCAAGATGGCTGAATTTCTTGATGCCGATTCGACAGAGTCTGATCTGAAAAAACTAGGCTATCACCTTGCCATGCTTGTGGAAGAAGTGGGGTATCTGAAGGGCATGCCAGTGCCACTTCTGGGTGGCAAAATTTGGCACGACCTCGAACTCACATGGCAGGGCCACGACTTTCTTGACAGTGTCCGCGACGACAACGTTTGGGAATTGACCAAGAAATCTGCCGAAAGTGCCGGTGGATTCACTGTTGAAATACTTGCAGCGTTGGCAAAGGGCTTCGTCAAACAAAAAATTGAAAAGCACACCGGCATCCCAATTGAAATCTGA
- the msrB gene encoding peptide-methionine (R)-S-oxide reductase MsrB has protein sequence MSDPTRALWTKTKKANKVEKSEAEWQAQLTPEQFHVARKAGTERAFTGPNWDQKAAGVYNCVCCGQALFDAETKYDSGTGWPSFYAPVAEDAVEYVADKSLFSTRTEVVCSNCDGHLGHVFPDGPAPTGLRYCMNGLAMDFDRKED, from the coding sequence ATGAGCGATCCTACGCGCGCCCTTTGGACAAAAACCAAGAAGGCCAACAAGGTTGAGAAATCAGAAGCTGAATGGCAGGCGCAACTGACGCCGGAACAGTTTCATGTTGCTCGCAAGGCAGGCACGGAGCGTGCCTTTACGGGTCCGAACTGGGACCAGAAAGCAGCTGGCGTGTACAACTGCGTTTGCTGCGGGCAGGCGCTGTTTGATGCAGAGACCAAGTATGACAGTGGCACCGGCTGGCCCAGCTTCTATGCCCCTGTGGCCGAAGATGCTGTGGAATATGTGGCAGACAAATCGCTGTTCTCCACCCGTACGGAAGTCGTGTGCTCGAACTGCGACGGGCATCTGGGTCATGTGTTTCCCGACGGCCCTGCACCTACGGGCCTGCGCTATTGCATGAATGGCCTGGCCATGGATTTTGACCGCAAGGAAGACTGA
- a CDS encoding serine hydrolase domain-containing protein produces MTDTSNLPTLPSQPTNVDWPNGDWPTGTATTANHVALGDLLDHAFSDPNGDGKGPDDMGPTHAFVAIQGGKLVSEAYAEGYGPTQTYPSWSMAKSMLQALIGIAVRDGKMSIFDRVGAPEWPAGDPRAELTFDQLLRMASGLEFDENYVDGDISDTISMLFGEGKADVAHYAADKPLIHPIDSVFNYSSGTTNILVRALSTVLGDGEPLSAQDFEAFMRTELLDPIGVTHAVPKFDGVGTWIGSSYCFMTARDFARFGLLYLRGGWWGDRQILPNGWVDYARTQSKVPTGDDEFMGYGAHWWLEIAGPGTFSCNGYGGQYIVLVPEKDLILVRHGDSHDVQGDGVKRWIKDVADCFAVA; encoded by the coding sequence ATGACAGATACATCCAACCTCCCCACCCTTCCCTCGCAGCCAACCAATGTTGACTGGCCCAATGGCGACTGGCCGACCGGCACCGCCACCACCGCCAACCATGTGGCGCTGGGTGACCTGCTGGACCACGCGTTTTCTGACCCCAATGGCGACGGCAAGGGGCCCGATGATATGGGCCCGACCCATGCCTTTGTGGCCATTCAGGGCGGCAAGCTGGTGTCGGAAGCCTATGCGGAGGGGTATGGCCCCACCCAGACCTATCCGTCCTGGTCCATGGCCAAGAGCATGTTGCAGGCCTTGATCGGCATTGCGGTGCGCGACGGCAAAATGTCGATTTTTGACCGGGTCGGTGCGCCGGAATGGCCAGCGGGGGATCCGCGAGCGGAGCTCACCTTTGACCAGCTGCTGCGCATGGCGAGCGGGCTGGAATTTGATGAAAACTACGTGGATGGCGACATATCGGACACCATCTCCATGCTGTTTGGCGAGGGTAAGGCGGATGTGGCCCATTACGCGGCCGACAAGCCGCTGATCCATCCGATTGACAGCGTTTTCAACTATTCAAGTGGGACCACCAACATACTGGTGCGGGCGCTGTCCACGGTGCTGGGCGATGGTGAGCCGCTCTCGGCGCAGGACTTTGAAGCCTTCATGCGGACTGAGCTGCTGGACCCCATTGGCGTCACCCATGCCGTCCCGAAATTCGACGGTGTGGGGACCTGGATCGGGTCCTCCTACTGCTTCATGACAGCGCGGGATTTTGCCCGGTTCGGGCTGCTTTATCTGCGCGGCGGTTGGTGGGGCGACAGGCAAATTCTGCCAAATGGCTGGGTAGACTACGCGCGCACCCAAAGCAAAGTGCCCACCGGGGATGATGAGTTCATGGGCTATGGCGCCCATTGGTGGCTGGAAATCGCAGGCCCCGGCACGTTTTCGTGCAATGGCTATGGCGGGCAATACATCGTGCTCGTGCCGGAAAAGGACCTGATCCTGGTCCGTCACGGGGACAGCCATGACGTTCAGGGCGATGGCGTGAAGCGCTGGATCAAGGATGTTGCGGACTGCTTTGCTGTCGCCTAG
- a CDS encoding glycoside hydrolase family 5 protein: MSLPKLHLEGDRFVDEAGRHVILRGVNLGGDCKLPYPDGGTHIPTDFSDHREVSFIGRPFPIDEADEHLGRLKHWGFNCLRLLTTWESCEHAGPGQYDEAYLDYIADVCRRAGDHGMYVFIDFHQDVWSRMSGGDGAPGWTFEKCGLDFTKFHESGSAKVMQHCYDFERGGGRQEDTYPTMTWAQNYRRPGNAIMWTLFFAGADFAPDLMVDGVNAQEFLQSHYLGAMQQIARRVKDMPHVLGFDTLNEPGSGWIANETSYQHTEKSKEHPERVSPGPAWSPLDGLLVARGIPRSVPVVSFDATEMKMKVTGEERANDNRVPIWRDGVACPFEQAGAYRLNANGEAEDVNETYFTHRNGKPVDLEADYMAPFFNRVADGIREIKSDWMVFAELDPFRGLSGEGFPEGSPDNTVNASHWYDIVTLVTKVFMYPTAVNPFNGRVIEGPDAIQAQYVEQLDLIKQAARTLNGGKGAPTLIGEFGIPYDLDQAAAYKAWAAGDHSDKPWEMHKTSLDLMYNAMDALLLSTAHWNYTASNSNDQAIGDGWNQEDLSIFSRDQQDNPLDKDSGGRGLKGFCRPYVRRAQGELVSHGFDLKTRKFKAEIKLDGEASETELYIPRLHYGSGCDISLTSGNASFIGDGQVVTISGTEGSRLEIVVQPSTGA; the protein is encoded by the coding sequence ATGTCATTGCCAAAACTGCACCTTGAGGGAGACCGTTTCGTGGACGAAGCGGGCCGTCATGTCATCCTGCGCGGCGTCAATCTGGGGGGTGACTGCAAGCTGCCTTACCCGGATGGTGGCACCCACATCCCCACCGATTTTTCCGATCACCGGGAGGTCAGCTTTATCGGCCGGCCGTTCCCCATTGATGAAGCGGACGAGCATCTGGGCCGCCTCAAGCACTGGGGCTTCAACTGCCTGCGCCTTCTGACCACGTGGGAGTCGTGTGAGCACGCAGGGCCCGGTCAGTATGACGAGGCCTATCTGGATTACATCGCTGATGTCTGCCGCCGCGCCGGCGACCATGGCATGTATGTGTTCATCGACTTCCATCAGGACGTCTGGTCGCGCATGTCAGGCGGCGATGGTGCACCCGGCTGGACATTTGAAAAATGCGGCCTCGACTTCACAAAATTCCATGAGTCCGGTTCCGCCAAGGTCATGCAGCATTGCTATGATTTTGAGCGTGGCGGTGGCCGTCAGGAAGACACCTATCCCACCATGACATGGGCGCAGAACTACCGCCGCCCCGGCAACGCCATCATGTGGACGCTGTTTTTCGCAGGCGCTGACTTTGCACCAGACCTGATGGTTGATGGCGTCAACGCGCAGGAGTTTCTGCAAAGCCACTATCTGGGCGCCATGCAGCAGATCGCCAGGCGCGTGAAAGACATGCCGCACGTCCTTGGGTTCGACACGCTCAATGAGCCCGGCTCCGGCTGGATTGCCAACGAGACGAGCTATCAGCATACAGAAAAATCCAAGGAGCATCCTGAGCGTGTATCTCCCGGCCCGGCATGGTCACCGCTTGATGGACTGCTGGTTGCCCGCGGCATCCCGCGCTCCGTGCCGGTCGTGAGCTTTGATGCCACGGAAATGAAGATGAAGGTCACCGGCGAAGAACGCGCCAACGACAATCGCGTGCCCATCTGGCGCGACGGCGTTGCGTGCCCGTTCGAGCAGGCAGGGGCCTATCGCCTCAATGCCAATGGCGAAGCCGAAGACGTCAACGAGACATACTTCACCCATCGCAATGGCAAGCCCGTTGATCTGGAAGCGGACTACATGGCGCCGTTCTTCAACCGGGTGGCGGATGGCATTCGTGAGATCAAATCAGACTGGATGGTCTTTGCCGAACTCGACCCGTTCCGTGGTCTGAGCGGTGAAGGCTTCCCGGAAGGCTCGCCGGACAACACGGTCAATGCCAGCCACTGGTATGACATCGTGACCCTTGTGACCAAGGTTTTCATGTACCCAACCGCCGTCAATCCGTTCAATGGCCGCGTTATCGAAGGGCCGGATGCCATTCAGGCCCAGTATGTGGAGCAGCTTGATCTCATCAAACAGGCAGCCCGCACACTCAATGGCGGCAAGGGCGCCCCAACCCTGATTGGTGAATTCGGTATCCCCTATGACCTTGATCAGGCAGCGGCCTACAAGGCCTGGGCCGCAGGCGATCACAGCGATAAGCCATGGGAGATGCACAAGACATCTCTTGATCTGATGTACAACGCCATGGATGCGCTGCTGCTTTCGACAGCACACTGGAACTACACTGCATCCAACAGCAATGATCAGGCGATCGGCGACGGGTGGAACCAGGAAGACCTGTCGATCTTCTCCCGCGATCAGCAGGACAATCCGCTCGACAAGGATTCCGGCGGACGCGGCCTCAAGGGCTTCTGCCGTCCGTATGTGCGCCGTGCGCAGGGCGAGCTTGTGTCCCACGGATTTGATCTCAAGACGCGCAAATTCAAAGCCGAGATCAAACTCGATGGTGAGGCTTCCGAAACCGAGCTCTACATCCCCCGCCTGCATTACGGGTCCGGTTGCGATATCAGCCTGACATCCGGCAATGCATCATTCATCGGAGACGGTCAGGTTGTGACCATTTCCGGGACCGAAGGGAGCCGTCTGGAAATCGTGGTGCAGCCGTCAACTGGCGCCTAG
- a CDS encoding crotonase/enoyl-CoA hydratase family protein, giving the protein MADKTYNTILYDLDDGVLTLTLHRPEKMNAFTGEMMMEMIDAFDRADADDNVRAIIVTGADRAFCAGADLSQGAKTFDYEARDDRPDKAGSAMKNGEIDWSDEKVRDGGGRLTLRIFESIKPVIGAINGAAVGVGVTMQLPMDIRIASTKARFGFVFARRGIIPEACSSYFLPRVVGISKALEWCYSGRVFDAQEALDGGLVRSLHEPEDLLPEARRIAREIADNTSSVSVSLTRQMMWRMLGADHPMEAHKIDSRAIYSRGQTEDAKEGVMSFLEKRQPEYPCKPSKDMPSFYPWWEERKYS; this is encoded by the coding sequence ATGGCCGACAAGACCTACAACACCATCCTCTATGATCTGGATGACGGCGTGCTGACGCTGACGCTGCACCGTCCTGAAAAGATGAATGCCTTCACCGGCGAGATGATGATGGAGATGATTGACGCTTTTGATCGCGCCGATGCCGATGACAACGTCCGCGCCATCATCGTGACCGGTGCCGACCGCGCGTTCTGCGCCGGTGCTGACCTGTCCCAGGGCGCCAAGACATTTGACTATGAGGCCCGTGACGACCGCCCGGACAAAGCAGGCAGCGCCATGAAGAATGGTGAGATCGACTGGTCTGACGAAAAAGTGCGCGACGGCGGTGGACGCCTGACCCTGCGCATCTTCGAAAGCATCAAGCCCGTTATCGGTGCCATCAATGGCGCGGCGGTTGGTGTCGGTGTCACCATGCAGCTGCCCATGGATATCCGCATTGCTTCCACCAAGGCGCGCTTCGGCTTTGTGTTCGCGCGCCGCGGCATCATTCCAGAAGCCTGCTCCAGCTACTTCCTGCCGCGCGTCGTTGGCATCTCCAAGGCGCTTGAGTGGTGCTATTCAGGCCGCGTGTTTGATGCGCAGGAAGCGCTCGATGGCGGTCTTGTTCGCTCGTTGCACGAGCCTGAAGACCTGCTGCCGGAAGCGCGCCGCATTGCTCGCGAGATTGCGGACAATACGTCATCCGTATCCGTGTCCCTGACCCGTCAGATGATGTGGCGCATGCTGGGTGCGGATCATCCCATGGAAGCGCACAAGATCGACAGCCGTGCGATTTACTCGCGCGGTCAGACGGAAGACGCCAAGGAAGGCGTCATGTCCTTCCTTGAAAAGCGCCAGCCGGAATACCCGTGCAAGCCATCCAAGGACATGCCGAGTTTCTATCCGTGGTGGGAAGAGCGCAAATACAGCTAG
- a CDS encoding gamma-glutamylcyclotransferase: MTRKSSSSSTRKKNGQPATSASLLKMSPDGMILRENFTPERMETLRRELAERGDNSLLTEEQREDNRRQFLRRWDGKSDIWVFGYGSLMWNPAIHVADTKPAKVFGLHRSFCLKLPLGRGTPERPGLMLALDHGGSCQGMAHRIAAHQVESETEILWMREMIGGSYRPTWINLQMNGRTIKQPAFTYVINRAHKRYAGKVKEDTIVRRIARAEGQLGTNREYLYRTVERLDALGISAGPMHKLCDRVRDVAGD, from the coding sequence GTGACTCGAAAATCGTCTAGCAGCAGCACACGCAAGAAGAACGGCCAGCCAGCGACGTCGGCATCTTTGTTGAAGATGTCGCCGGACGGCATGATTCTGCGCGAGAACTTTACGCCCGAACGCATGGAAACGCTTCGCCGCGAGCTGGCGGAACGCGGCGACAATTCGCTGCTCACCGAAGAGCAGCGCGAAGACAACCGCCGTCAGTTCCTGCGCCGGTGGGACGGCAAGTCCGACATCTGGGTGTTTGGCTATGGCTCCTTGATGTGGAACCCGGCCATTCATGTGGCCGACACCAAACCCGCCAAGGTGTTTGGCCTGCACCGGTCGTTCTGTCTCAAGCTGCCCCTGGGACGCGGCACGCCGGAGCGGCCGGGATTGATGCTGGCGCTGGACCATGGCGGGTCTTGCCAGGGCATGGCGCACCGAATTGCAGCGCATCAGGTGGAAAGCGAAACCGAGATTTTGTGGATGCGCGAAATGATCGGTGGGTCCTACAGGCCCACTTGGATCAACCTGCAGATGAACGGGCGCACCATCAAGCAACCCGCGTTCACCTATGTCATCAACCGGGCGCACAAACGCTATGCGGGCAAGGTGAAGGAAGACACGATTGTGCGCCGCATTGCGCGCGCTGAGGGCCAGCTGGGGACCAATCGTGAGTATCTTTACCGGACAGTAGAGCGGCTGGACGCGCTGGGGATCAGCGCCGGGCCCATGCACAAACTATGTGACCGGGTGCGGGACGTGGCGGGCGACTAG
- a CDS encoding OmpA family protein has protein sequence MNRFLLSAVGVAALASLGLMSSGPAHAWATKCDNNVDAQIDDEYRIYFHTSGNELSEESIKRIDRAHSIASARDVAQLCIVGQASKEGDSKRNANLAYGRAEAVAKAFVARGWRRDQIVVKSKGESWGFMTDWLTDDSAADRRVDVTFSY, from the coding sequence ATGAACCGTTTCCTTTTATCTGCTGTCGGTGTTGCCGCGCTGGCGTCCCTTGGATTGATGTCCTCCGGTCCAGCCCATGCCTGGGCGACCAAGTGCGACAACAATGTGGATGCCCAGATCGACGATGAATACCGCATCTATTTCCACACGTCCGGCAATGAACTGAGTGAGGAGTCGATCAAGCGCATCGATCGCGCCCACTCCATCGCATCCGCGCGCGACGTGGCTCAGCTTTGCATCGTCGGGCAGGCCAGCAAGGAAGGCGATTCCAAGCGAAACGCCAACCTGGCCTATGGACGTGCCGAAGCTGTGGCCAAGGCGTTTGTGGCGCGTGGCTGGCGGCGGGACCAGATCGTGGTGAAATCCAAAGGTGAAAGCTGGGGTTTCATGACCGACTGGCTCACCGATGACAGCGCTGCTGACCGCCGGGTGGATGTGACGTTCTCCTACTAG
- a CDS encoding MaoC family dehydratase, whose translation MRMFENIEEMTKEVGKEIGVSDWVQIDQDRINLFAEATGDHQWIHLDGERTQKELGMPTIAHGYLTLSLLPMLQGSVSGIKSVTRGINYGSNKVRFTGMVPVDSKVRARVKLVNMEPKSGGMQMTNEVTMEVEGSDRPAMVAETLSLVFE comes from the coding sequence ATGCGCATGTTTGAAAACATCGAAGAAATGACCAAGGAAGTCGGCAAAGAGATCGGCGTCAGCGACTGGGTCCAGATTGACCAGGACCGCATCAACCTGTTTGCCGAGGCCACAGGCGACCACCAGTGGATCCACCTGGATGGGGAGCGCACGCAAAAAGAACTCGGCATGCCGACGATTGCCCATGGCTACCTCACACTGTCCCTGCTGCCGATGCTTCAGGGCAGCGTTTCCGGCATCAAGAGCGTGACCCGCGGCATCAACTACGGCAGCAACAAGGTTCGCTTCACGGGCATGGTTCCCGTGGACAGCAAGGTGCGCGCCCGCGTCAAACTGGTCAATATGGAGCCCAAGTCCGGCGGCATGCAGATGACCAACGAAGTGACCATGGAAGTGGAAGGCTCTGACCGTCCTGCGATGGTTGCTGAAACGCTTTCGCTTGTTTTTGAATAG
- a CDS encoding S9 family peptidase, whose product MTLSAPAAARKPTQETHHGRTRSDDYGWLRAENWQQVMREPDTLDPDIRAYLEAENAYTDAQMAPTKALQDTIFGEIKGRIKEDDSSVPSPDGPFAYYSRWDAGAEYPLYCRQPRDGGEETIILDGPVLAEGESYLKIGDAAHSRDHKLLAFSVDTAGSEYFSVSVKNLETGALLADTIPDTSGGVVWADDNATLFYTVQDGNHRPHKVMRHVLGTPVADDVCIYEETDPGFFVGVGQTQSGKLILIDSHDHQTSEIRFIPAAIPDTAPVLIAARDDGHEYDVEEWEGRLIIRTNAANAEDFKLVETPVATPGRENWKDLVPHAPGTFVQAHFALKGHLARLERFGGLPRAIIRDMATGDEHAIAFDEEAYSLGLAAGYEYDTSKVRFTYSSMTTPAEQYDYDMATRERVLLKRQEVPSGHDPSDYVTRRLMATAPDGEQVPVSLIHHKDTPLDGSAPCLLYGYGAYGISIPAGFSVARLSLVDRGFVYAIAHIRGGKDKGYQWYRGGKLQQKPNTFTDFIAAGEHLIAQGFTSKGHIVAQGGSAGGMLMGAVANMRPDLFAGIVAEVPFVDVLATMLDDTLPLTPPEWNEWGNPIADPEAYDWIAAYSPYDNVSAQDYPALFALGGLADPRVTYWEPTKWVAKLRALKTDDNLLMLKTNMEAGHGGKSGRFEGLHEVAEVFAFCLMVTGKA is encoded by the coding sequence ATGACACTCTCGGCACCGGCAGCCGCCCGCAAACCAACACAAGAAACGCATCACGGGCGCACGCGCAGTGATGACTACGGGTGGCTGCGGGCCGAGAACTGGCAACAGGTGATGCGCGAGCCGGACACCCTTGATCCGGACATCCGCGCCTATCTTGAAGCAGAGAATGCCTACACCGACGCGCAGATGGCACCGACGAAGGCGCTTCAGGACACGATCTTTGGCGAGATTAAAGGCCGCATCAAAGAGGATGACAGCTCGGTGCCTTCGCCCGATGGCCCCTTTGCCTATTACTCTCGCTGGGATGCCGGTGCGGAGTATCCGCTCTACTGCCGTCAGCCGCGCGACGGTGGCGAAGAGACCATCATTCTCGATGGGCCGGTTCTGGCTGAAGGCGAAAGCTATCTGAAGATCGGTGATGCTGCGCATTCGCGGGACCACAAACTTCTGGCCTTCAGCGTTGATACTGCAGGCTCGGAGTATTTCTCCGTATCCGTAAAGAATCTTGAGACCGGCGCGCTGCTGGCTGACACCATTCCCGATACATCCGGTGGCGTTGTTTGGGCGGATGACAACGCGACGCTTTTCTACACTGTGCAGGATGGGAACCACCGACCACACAAGGTCATGCGTCACGTACTCGGGACGCCTGTGGCGGACGATGTCTGCATCTACGAAGAAACCGACCCCGGCTTCTTTGTCGGGGTGGGTCAGACACAAAGCGGAAAGCTGATCCTGATTGACAGTCATGATCATCAGACATCTGAAATCCGTTTCATTCCCGCCGCCATCCCTGACACCGCACCGGTTCTGATTGCGGCGCGTGATGACGGCCATGAGTATGATGTTGAGGAATGGGAGGGCCGCCTCATCATCCGCACCAATGCGGCGAATGCGGAAGATTTCAAGCTGGTTGAAACGCCGGTTGCGACGCCGGGCCGGGAAAACTGGAAAGACCTCGTGCCGCATGCGCCCGGCACATTTGTGCAGGCGCATTTTGCTCTCAAGGGCCACCTGGCCCGTCTCGAACGGTTTGGTGGTCTCCCCCGCGCGATCATCCGCGACATGGCGACAGGCGACGAGCACGCCATTGCCTTTGATGAAGAGGCCTACTCGCTGGGACTGGCCGCGGGATATGAATATGACACCTCCAAAGTGCGGTTCACTTACTCATCCATGACCACGCCTGCCGAGCAGTATGATTACGACATGGCGACGCGGGAGCGTGTGTTGCTGAAGCGCCAGGAAGTGCCAAGCGGGCATGACCCATCTGACTATGTGACGCGGCGGCTCATGGCGACCGCGCCTGATGGAGAGCAGGTGCCGGTGTCGCTCATCCATCACAAGGACACGCCACTGGATGGCTCCGCGCCCTGCCTGCTCTATGGCTACGGGGCGTATGGGATCAGCATTCCGGCGGGGTTTTCGGTTGCTCGCCTGTCGCTTGTTGATCGCGGATTTGTCTATGCCATTGCGCATATTCGTGGCGGCAAGGACAAAGGATATCAGTGGTATCGTGGCGGCAAGCTGCAGCAGAAGCCCAATACGTTCACGGACTTCATTGCTGCGGGTGAACATCTGATTGCGCAAGGCTTTACATCCAAAGGCCACATCGTTGCGCAGGGTGGTAGTGCCGGCGGCATGTTGATGGGTGCGGTTGCCAATATGCGGCCGGACTTGTTTGCGGGCATTGTAGCCGAGGTGCCGTTTGTGGATGTGCTGGCGACCATGCTGGACGATACCCTGCCCCTCACCCCACCGGAGTGGAATGAGTGGGGCAACCCGATCGCCGATCCTGAGGCATATGACTGGATTGCGGCGTACTCGCCCTATGACAATGTGAGCGCGCAGGACTACCCGGCGCTGTTTGCGCTGGGCGGGTTGGCTGACCCCCGCGTGACCTATTGGGAGCCTACGAAGTGGGTAGCGAAGTTGCGGGCGCTTAAGACCGACGACAACCTGCTGATGCTCAAGACCAACATGGAAGCCGGACATGGCGGCAAGTCGGGCCGCTTTGAAGGCCTGCATGAAGTGGCCGAGGTCTTTGCATTCTGCCTGATGGTGACCGGCAAGGCTTAA